A stretch of the Pseudorasbora parva isolate DD20220531a chromosome 13, ASM2467924v1, whole genome shotgun sequence genome encodes the following:
- the lipg gene encoding endothelial lipase produces MVEKSIRIAICLCFILCHSFSAINAAPGENALLKDDATDHISMDPALLHDRIKYNMRKSLDLEDDGCYLQPGEKESIEKCGFNASVKTILIIHGWTMSGMFENWMHKLVAAVQRRESEANVVVVNWLDLAHQLYPDAVNHTRRVGQSIATLLDWLQDEEKLQLEDVHMIGYSLGAHVAGYAGTFVNGIIGRITGLDPAGPMFEGAESDKRLSPDDADFVDVLHTYTRGALGVSIGIQEPIGHIDVYPNGGDVQPGCSLGDVLSTAAAGNFVEVMKCEHERAVHLFVDSLMSKDHVSYAFQCTGPDRFKKGICLSCRKNRCNSIGYNAKKMRKRRNSKMYLKTRADTPFGGYHYQMKMHVFDRKNADDSDPTFYVKLHGSHNDTNNLSVDIAEGVGLNLTNTFLVFTEEDIGDLLKISLRWEGPSDSWSSVLKHIKYSFWSWSSTQDKKVLEVRRIRVKAGETQKKFTFCAEETEISPGQEITFVKCRDGWEVKPRKRLHY; encoded by the exons ATGATGCCACCGATCACATCTCTATGGATCCTGCGCTACTACATGACCGAATCAAGTACAACATGCGAAAGTCTTTGGATCTTGAAGACGACGGCTGTTACCTCCAACCTGGGGAAAAAGAAAGCATTGAAAAGTGTGGCTTCAATGCCTCGGTCAAGACCATTCTGATCATCCATGGCTGGACG ATGAGTGGGATGTTTGAGAACTGGATGCACAAGCTGGTGGCCGCTGTTCAGAGACGTGAGTCTGAGGCGAATGTGGTAGTGGTCAATTGGCTGGACCTGGCCCACCAACTTTACCCTGATGCCGTCAACCATACCCGACGGGTTGGGCAGAGCATAGCTACCCTTTTGGACTGGCTCCAG GACGAAGAGAAGCTACAGCTTGAGGACGTGCACATGATTGGATACAGTCTTGGGGCTCATGTTGCTGGATATGCTGGAACGTTTGTGAATGGAATTATTGGACGTATAACTG GCTTGGACCCAGCCGGCCCCATGTTTGAGGGGGCCGAATCCGACAAGAGGCTGTCTCCTGATGATGCAGACTTTGTCGATGTCCTCCACACATACACACGGGGAGCTTTGGGAGTCAGTATTGGAATCCAGGAGCCTATTGGGCACATTGATGTATATCCCAATGGTGGGGATGTACAGCCGGGCTGTTCTTTAGGAGATGTGCTGTCCACTGCTGCTGCAGGAA ACTTTGTGGAAGTAATGAAGTGTGAGCATGAGCGGGCAGTGCATCTCTTTGTGGACTCCCTCATGAGCAAGGACCACGTGAGCTATGCCTTTCAATGCACCGGCCCTGATCGCTTCAAGAAGGGCATTTGTCTCAGCTGCAGGAAAAACCGTTGCAACAGCATTGGTTACAACGCCAAGAAAATGCGTAAGAGGAGAAACAGCAAGATGTACCTGAAGACTCGCGCGGACACGCCTTTTGGCG GTTACCACTACCAGATGAAGATGCATGTGTTCGACAGGAAGAATGCTGACGATTCCGATCCCACTTTCTATGTCAAACTACACggatcccataatgataccaaTAACCTCAGTGTAGACAT TGCTGAGGGAGTTGGTCTAAACCTCACCAATACATTTCTAGTCTTCACGGAAGAGGACATCGGTGACCTGCTAAAAATTTCACTTCGCTGGGAAGGTCCTTCTGATTCCTGGTCGTCCGTACTGAAACACATCAAGTATTCATTCTGGTCCTGGTCGAGTACACAAGACAAAAAAGTTCTGGAGGTTAGGAGGATCAGAGTCAAAGCAGGAGAGACGCAGAAGAA GTTCACCTTCTGTGCCGAAGAGACTGAGATTTCGCCAGGACAAGAGATAACATTTGTTAAATGCCGTGATGGGTGGGAAGTAAAACCTAGAAAACG atTGCACTACTGA